The DNA region CCAGGCTGGAACAGCAGCCGGTCACGCAATAGTTCACGGTCGCAGGGGCATCCGAGAAGATCGGATGCCCCTTTCGAGTGATTCGCGATCGAGCGATTTTGGTATATGATCGACAGGTCTTCTCGTCCGCGCTGGCAGCTCAGGGACCGTCATGGAGATCTTCGGTCGAACTCCACACACCCCAACGTCCAGCTTCGAATGGCTGCTGACGATTGCCGTCCTGAGCAGCGTCGCGATCGCTGCAACCCGAGCGGCTGACTGGCCGAGCGCCGTTTTCCTGGTCTTCAGCGCAATCGCGTTTGGCGGTGTCGACACCACGAGCGCAGCAGCTGTGGGAGTCACGCTCGCCGCGCTCGTGGCCTATCGCTATCGTGGCCGCATCGTCCAGCCGGAATCCGGACCGAGAGCGCTGCGTGAAGGCTCGGTTCTGGCTGGGCTTCTCTTGCTCTATGCTGTCGGCCTCAATCTGTTGCGCCCCGGTTGGCATGACTCGCTGGTCAATACTCAGGCCATCATCGACTTCGAACGCAACCTCCATATCGATCCCGAGGCCGGTCTGCAGCGCTGGTTGCTCGCGCATGATCGGCTGCTGCCGATCGCCAACGCAATCAGCTCATGGCTCTTCCTTCCTCTGTTGGCGGGAACCTTCGGATGGCTCTATCTGACGCAGGATGGTCTGTTTCGCCAGTTCCGCAGCGCGCTGGCGATCTCCGGGTTCCTTGGTTTCTGCGTGTTCGCATTGCATCCGATCGTTGCTCCCGGGCATATGCCAGGAAGCGGGTTGGTGGATACCCTCTCTCGCTCTGGCAGCACCGACGGCGGTCGCATGCTGCTCGTGTCGACAGTGAGCCTCCATGTTGGTTGGGTCGCTCTCAGCGGGGCGGCCCTCTTTGTCGGCACACAGAGTCGCTTGCGCTGGATCTGGTTGATTGGTCCGACGGTTGCAATGATCCTGGCGGTCATGGCGACCGGACAGAGCTATGTGGTCGATTGGTTCGTGGGTATCACGATCGCGCTGGGACCGTTCCTTGTCATACAGTGGGTCGATCGCAAACTTGGTGGACCGTACTACTTCTCGCTTTCGACACTGGCGCCGTCCCGTATTGGCGCGGAACTCAACGCCGCTGCCCGCGAGATTGCCGATGTTCCCCGACTGCGCGCCACGGTCTATTCACTTGGGGCTCTGCTGACCTACCTCATCGTTCGGCAGGTGGTTGACCCAGGTTTCACGCGCTATTGGGGATACATGGTGGCCCAGATTGCGTTGACGATCCTCATCGTCATCGTTTTCAGCGTGCATTTTTCGGAAGAAGGCGGTTTTTCGGTGCTCACGCATTCCATCGTGATCGTCACGACTTACGCCGATACGTTGGGCACCGCCGCGCACATGTACGACCGCTTCATCTCGTACGACAAGTTCACCCACTTTTTCGGTTGCGCCGCAGTTGCCTCGGCTATGGGCGATCTGCTCATCAACATGTCCCGCCGCGGAACGATCGATTGGCCGCCGGTGAAGCTTCTGCTCGTCGCGGCGGCACTCGCGATCGGCGCCGGAATGGCGTGGGAAATCTATGAATACATCGGCGATCACTTGCTGGACACCGGGCGCCACAACGGGCGAGTCGATACGACCTATGACCTGATCTCTGACACCATCGGAGCGATTGTGGCGATCTGCTTCCTCTACTGGTGGCACTTCACGTCGCCGGCGGCGGTGGGAGCCAACCGGCGGCCGGCTCCAGCCGCGCCTCGGATCGAAGACGATCTTCATCGTCTGGATCTGCGTGATCGATGACGAACATCGCTCCTTTCCGTATCGAGACTGAGCTGAAAGAACGCGTCTGGGGCGGTTGCCGTCTGGGGGCCCACGATCCGCCGTATGGCGAGGCCTGGATCGTTTGCGATCAGAATCGCATTCTGGGTGGGCCGTACGATGGGCGGACGCTGGCGCAGCTGGTCGCCGATGCTCCGGTGGAGCTCCTGGGCGCGCCCGTCTTCGCTGCCGAAGGAGCGGTTTTCCCGCTCCTCATCAAGCTGCTCGACCCGGCGGACTGGCTCTCGATTCAAGTGCATCCTGACGATGCATTGGCTCGCGAGATCGAAGGCGAGGGGTTCCGAGGCAAGACCGAGGCCTGGTACGTGCTGGAAGCTACCCCGGGCGCAGAATTGATTGCAGGTGTTCGACCGGAGCACACTCCTCCCGAGGTGGCCTCTGCCATTCGCGATGGCTCGCTCGAGCCAATGCTGGAACGGCACAAGGTTCATCCCGGAGATGCGCTCCTGGTCGAGGCCGGGTTGATTCACGCGCTTGGTCCCGGGGTCTTCATCTATGAGGTGCAGCAAAGCTCTGATCTGACGTATCGCGTCTCGGATTGGGGACGTCCCGCGAGTGCCGGTCGCGCGCTACACATCGAGCAATCGGTCAAGTCATCCAAACCGGCATTGCGGCCTCGATTCGCGCCCAGGGTCGATCGCGTGCAGAATGGCTCGCGCCGCGTGCTCGGTTGCGCCTACTTTCAGCTCGACCTGGTCGTCTCAGACGGCGCCGGTATCGAACGCGACACCGGGCTACGGTCGTTCGAGGTGGTGACAGCGATCGAAGGGAACGCGACGATCGCGGTCGATGGCGAGCGACTCACGCTGCAATGCTATGAATCGGCGGTTGTTCCAGCAGCCACGGGAGCATATCAGCTCGTCAGCGACGCGCCATTCCGTGCGCTCGTCTCATTCGTTTCGTAGGTTGTCCTCATGCCCCCGGCCGTACAGAGATCGTCTGGACATGCAGCGACCCAATCGTCACTCGACAACGTGGCAGGTGACCAGTCAGGGCCACCGATGCCTATCGCCGCCTGTGCCTCTGCCCACCGCTCACCTATTGGCATGATCGCTTCTCGAAACTCCGCAAGTCCTTCGCAGCCGGGCGCATAGTTCGCGCGAGACACCGCAGGCACCGCCAGCGCGAACACCGCCGCCAATACAAAGCACACGCTGTAAACCCATCGTTTCATCCGGCTCTCCTTACGTACCCTAACCCCGCACATGAATGATGTTCGGCGAGGCGGTTGGACCACCTCGCCGAATCTCGCGCGCATATGCGGGGACTTCTGGTCAGTCTCGGGTTGTTCGCGGGACTGCCAGGCTCAGGCAACCATGACGTTCTTCAGCGTGCCCAGTTTCTCGACCTCGACCACGACTTCGTCGCCCGGTTTCAGCCACGGCTTGTCTTCGCGTCCCATCGCCACTCCTTCAGGTGTGCCGGTGACGATCAGATCCCCAGGCTCCAGCGTGAAATAGCGCGAGATGTAGGAGACGATCTGCGCGACGGTGAAGATCATGTCGCCCGTGTTCGAGTCCTGGCGGATCTCGCCATTGACCCAGGTCTTGATGGACAGGAGCTGAGGATCGCCAACTTCGTCGGCAGTGACCAGATAGGGCCCGACCGGCAGGAAGTTGTCGAGCGTCTTGCCGAGCAACCATTGGCTGGTGCGGGTTTGCAGATCGCGCACGCTGACGTCGTTCGATGTGACGTACCCGAGCACGTAGTCGAGCGCTTCGTCTTCGTTGACATTGCGAGCCGGTTTGCCGATGACGACGCCAAGCTCGACCTCGTAGTCGTATTCCTTCGCAATCGGCGGCAATGAAACGCTATCGCCGTAGGACGCGATGGTGTTCAGGAACTTCGAAAAAAGCACGGGGGTTTCGGGTACTGCCATGCCGGTCTCTGCAGCGTGGCGGCGGTAGTTCAGACCCACGCAGATGATTTTGCCCGGATCGGCGACGGCGGGGCCGTATTGCATGCCCATCTCATCGAGCGTCCATTCGGCGGCGGAGTCGGATGCGGCAACCGCGTCCACCACGCCCTGCAGCGCGTCGATGGCCGGCGCGCCGACCTCGATGACTTCGATCAGCGAGCTGGGCGCATCGAGTCCAAGCGCGTCCGCCGCGGCGGCCACGTCGACGACGCCACTGTCGGTCTTCACACCGAGCGCTAGCCCGTCGCCACCCTGGAACTGGAGCAACTTCATCTGTTGGGTTTCCTTCCTCGTTTTCGTACTGCGATCGGTCGATCAACCGGAGTAGGGTACCAAAACGGTGACAATTACTGACACAGTACAGGAACGGGGTGGCTCGACGGCCACCCCGTTGCACGCGATTCGAGATCGAGATCTCGGTCTAGATATGGATCGCGTGACCGAGCCAGTCGTGCGCGGCTTCGCCGATGACCTCAGAGATGGTCGGGTGCGGATGCACCGCGATCGCCAGCTCCTCCGGAGTGCTTTCCAGCAACCGGGCAACACCGCCCTCGGCAATCATCTCGGTGGAATGCGGACCGATGATGTGCAGTCCGAGCAAA from Thermomicrobiales bacterium includes:
- a CDS encoding phosphatase PAP2 family protein, with amino-acid sequence MEIFGRTPHTPTSSFEWLLTIAVLSSVAIAATRAADWPSAVFLVFSAIAFGGVDTTSAAAVGVTLAALVAYRYRGRIVQPESGPRALREGSVLAGLLLLYAVGLNLLRPGWHDSLVNTQAIIDFERNLHIDPEAGLQRWLLAHDRLLPIANAISSWLFLPLLAGTFGWLYLTQDGLFRQFRSALAISGFLGFCVFALHPIVAPGHMPGSGLVDTLSRSGSTDGGRMLLVSTVSLHVGWVALSGAALFVGTQSRLRWIWLIGPTVAMILAVMATGQSYVVDWFVGITIALGPFLVIQWVDRKLGGPYYFSLSTLAPSRIGAELNAAAREIADVPRLRATVYSLGALLTYLIVRQVVDPGFTRYWGYMVAQIALTILIVIVFSVHFSEEGGFSVLTHSIVIVTTYADTLGTAAHMYDRFISYDKFTHFFGCAAVASAMGDLLINMSRRGTIDWPPVKLLLVAAALAIGAGMAWEIYEYIGDHLLDTGRHNGRVDTTYDLISDTIGAIVAICFLYWWHFTSPAAVGANRRPAPAAPRIEDDLHRLDLRDR
- a CDS encoding type I phosphomannose isomerase catalytic subunit, which translates into the protein MTNIAPFRIETELKERVWGGCRLGAHDPPYGEAWIVCDQNRILGGPYDGRTLAQLVADAPVELLGAPVFAAEGAVFPLLIKLLDPADWLSIQVHPDDALAREIEGEGFRGKTEAWYVLEATPGAELIAGVRPEHTPPEVASAIRDGSLEPMLERHKVHPGDALLVEAGLIHALGPGVFIYEVQQSSDLTYRVSDWGRPASAGRALHIEQSVKSSKPALRPRFAPRVDRVQNGSRRVLGCAYFQLDLVVSDGAGIERDTGLRSFEVVTAIEGNATIAVDGERLTLQCYESAVVPAATGAYQLVSDAPFRALVSFVS
- a CDS encoding fumarylacetoacetate hydrolase family protein, with the protein product MKLLQFQGGDGLALGVKTDSGVVDVAAAADALGLDAPSSLIEVIEVGAPAIDALQGVVDAVAASDSAAEWTLDEMGMQYGPAVADPGKIICVGLNYRRHAAETGMAVPETPVLFSKFLNTIASYGDSVSLPPIAKEYDYEVELGVVIGKPARNVNEDEALDYVLGYVTSNDVSVRDLQTRTSQWLLGKTLDNFLPVGPYLVTADEVGDPQLLSIKTWVNGEIRQDSNTGDMIFTVAQIVSYISRYFTLEPGDLIVTGTPEGVAMGREDKPWLKPGDEVVVEVEKLGTLKNVMVA